One genomic segment of Pseudonocardia sp. T1-2H includes these proteins:
- the cnbZ gene encoding 2-amino-5-chloromuconate deaminase CnbZ: MPYAASQHSTGTYRYLPAIAPYSSGVAAEPGHEIIGVRFDSPPPVVDGFARLDEECAERGLPPSALVGIELRSPAPFAFGAFDEFNETYRQLLAERGLLEDGVNPIARTNVVPVRSAPREPVLLSAFLVRRSAGAGGVDFVVAGGGEIDGLDPDAIVARGDVSEAGLAKKAGYVVDEMRARLAGLGKDAESPTLVDVYTAHEIPGLEEMLLDRLPAVGRHGFLRWLTRPPVVEVEFEMDLRRVSGWRAL, encoded by the coding sequence ATGCCGTACGCCGCGTCGCAGCACAGCACCGGGACCTACCGGTACCTGCCCGCCATCGCCCCGTACTCCTCCGGGGTGGCCGCCGAGCCGGGTCACGAGATCATCGGGGTGCGGTTCGACTCCCCGCCCCCGGTCGTCGACGGGTTCGCTCGTCTCGACGAGGAGTGCGCCGAGCGAGGCCTGCCGCCGAGCGCGCTGGTCGGTATCGAACTGAGGTCCCCGGCACCGTTCGCGTTCGGGGCGTTCGACGAGTTCAACGAGACCTACCGGCAACTCCTCGCGGAGCGCGGGCTGCTCGAAGACGGCGTGAACCCGATCGCTCGGACCAATGTCGTCCCCGTCCGGTCCGCGCCGCGAGAACCCGTGCTGCTGTCGGCATTTCTCGTCCGGAGGTCGGCCGGCGCCGGGGGCGTCGACTTCGTCGTGGCGGGCGGCGGCGAGATCGACGGCCTCGATCCCGACGCGATCGTCGCGCGCGGTGACGTGTCCGAAGCCGGCCTGGCGAAGAAGGCCGGCTACGTCGTCGACGAGATGCGGGCCCGGCTGGCCGGGCTGGGCAAGGACGCGGAGTCCCCCACGCTCGTGGACGTCTACACCGCTCACGAGATCCCCGGCCTGGAGGAGATGCTCCTCGACCGGCTGCCGGCGGTCGGCCGTCACGGATTCCTCCGCTGGTTGACCAGGCCGCCGGTCGTCGAGGTCGAGTTCGAGATGGACCTGCGCCGCGTGAGCGGGTGGCGCGCGCTCTGA
- a CDS encoding sigma-54-dependent Fis family transcriptional regulator: MVDDVLARERERFLSSGSAPARVRDEISSSWKRCSSWAVATETLAPPYRPDVNPESRLLRAAGPVLDTINARLGELGVSFLVTDTDARILDRRVHEQRLLHALDTHNITPGFVFAEDAVGTNGVGTAVELGRTVRIDGHEHYAEQLVQFTCVGVPIMDPVIRRPMGILDITCAADRDNALVTVLAEQTARCIEQRLFEQHSVQERALLSHFVSGDRRSHAGILVLNDRIQMTNPQAARLLDGVEQPLLWDHVARVLEGCCGDGIVENELPLPDGRAARTRTMRLHDGDQVIGALVEVRPATEQPGASRAAAPVTAPAGLAGSDRAFLWACRAARTALAERSLVLCGESGVGKAAVARALLRERGEVTIVRDAATVEVQGLHAWFDDLRAVLDGPPAGLLLQHLDLLDPSARRRLAALLDAAAARGWRCTATFTSSASWEDAVLPGIDADQVRLPPLRNRLRDVPALVAAFAAPRRVAPEVTQLLMRLAWPGNVGELRSAVTRMLDTATGTAAVLADLPPEIRRAAHRSNLTRFERAEVHAILEALAETGGNKRDAALLLGISRSTLYRKLQAAGIDLDNTAF, encoded by the coding sequence ATGGTCGACGACGTGCTGGCCCGCGAACGTGAACGCTTCCTGTCCTCCGGGTCGGCCCCGGCGCGCGTCCGCGACGAGATCTCCTCGTCCTGGAAGCGCTGCTCGAGCTGGGCGGTCGCCACCGAGACGCTCGCCCCGCCCTACCGGCCGGACGTCAACCCCGAGTCGCGGCTGCTGCGTGCCGCCGGCCCGGTCCTCGACACCATCAACGCTCGGCTCGGCGAGCTCGGCGTCAGCTTCCTGGTCACCGACACCGACGCCCGGATCCTCGACCGTCGGGTGCACGAACAGCGGTTGCTGCATGCGCTGGACACCCACAACATCACCCCGGGATTCGTCTTCGCCGAGGACGCGGTGGGGACGAACGGCGTGGGCACCGCCGTCGAACTGGGGCGCACGGTCCGGATCGACGGCCACGAGCACTACGCCGAACAGCTCGTCCAGTTCACCTGCGTCGGTGTGCCGATCATGGACCCGGTGATCCGGCGACCGATGGGCATCCTCGACATCACCTGCGCGGCGGACCGGGACAACGCCCTGGTCACCGTGCTGGCCGAGCAGACGGCACGGTGCATCGAGCAGCGGTTGTTCGAGCAGCACTCCGTGCAGGAGCGCGCGCTGCTCAGCCACTTCGTCTCCGGGGACAGGCGCTCGCACGCCGGGATCCTGGTGCTCAACGACCGCATCCAGATGACCAACCCGCAGGCCGCGCGGCTCCTCGACGGCGTCGAGCAACCGTTGTTGTGGGACCACGTCGCCCGGGTTCTCGAAGGGTGCTGCGGTGACGGGATCGTGGAGAACGAGCTGCCACTGCCCGACGGGCGGGCCGCCCGGACCCGCACGATGCGGCTGCACGACGGCGACCAGGTGATCGGCGCGCTCGTCGAGGTCCGGCCGGCGACGGAACAGCCGGGTGCCTCCCGTGCCGCTGCGCCGGTCACCGCCCCGGCCGGGCTGGCCGGCTCGGACCGGGCGTTCCTCTGGGCCTGCCGCGCGGCCCGGACCGCGCTCGCCGAGCGGAGCCTGGTGCTCTGCGGCGAGTCCGGTGTCGGGAAGGCGGCCGTGGCCCGGGCGCTGCTGCGCGAGCGCGGGGAGGTGACGATCGTCCGCGACGCGGCCACCGTCGAGGTGCAGGGCCTGCACGCCTGGTTCGACGACCTTCGGGCCGTCCTGGACGGTCCACCGGCCGGGCTCCTCCTCCAGCACCTCGACCTGCTCGATCCCTCCGCCCGGCGCCGGCTCGCCGCGCTCCTCGACGCGGCCGCGGCCCGTGGCTGGCGGTGTACCGCGACGTTCACCAGCTCCGCCTCCTGGGAGGACGCGGTGCTGCCCGGGATCGACGCCGACCAGGTTCGGCTGCCGCCACTGCGCAACCGGCTCCGCGACGTGCCCGCCCTCGTCGCGGCCTTCGCCGCCCCGCGGCGGGTGGCGCCCGAGGTGACTCAGCTCCTCATGCGTCTGGCCTGGCCGGGCAACGTCGGCGAGCTCCGTTCAGCCGTCACCCGCATGCTCGACACCGCGACCGGGACCGCCGCCGTGCTCGCCGACCTGCCGCCGGAGATCCGCCGCGCGGCGCACCGGAGCAACCTGACCCGCTTCGAGCGCGCCGAGGTGCACGCCATTCTCGAGGCACTGGCCGAGACCGGCGGCAACAAGCGGGACGCCGCCCTGCTCCTGGGCATCTCCCGCTCCACGCTCTACCGGAAGCTGCAGGCGGCGGGGATCGACCTCGACAACACCGCCTTCTGA
- a CDS encoding N-acyl homoserine lactonase family protein gives MAGTKLSLLDLGRIDTDDGFFIRGCNAAVQSDPHPHYERRRVAVIAAVIEHPQAGPILFETGCAQNAKEDWPAPAWEAFPVNVYEEEHHLDKALEAAGYGIDDIQAVVMGHLHLDHAGGLEHFKGRNIPIYAHAKEIKEHYYAVATKEDIGAYVPGDLHWELNWQPIHRDETELFEGITLRHMPGHTPGLMTMQVETRNSGHFMLTSDLFHVRDLFEQGLPQGWLGRDSHAWWESFRWTQQIQKRYDATMVYGHDATVLEELQAQAKYFD, from the coding sequence ATGGCCGGAACGAAGTTGTCCCTGCTCGACCTCGGCCGGATCGACACCGACGACGGCTTCTTCATCCGCGGATGCAACGCGGCGGTGCAGTCCGACCCGCACCCGCACTACGAGCGCCGCCGGGTCGCCGTCATCGCCGCCGTGATCGAACACCCCCAGGCAGGCCCGATCCTCTTCGAGACCGGCTGCGCACAGAACGCCAAGGAGGACTGGCCCGCGCCCGCCTGGGAAGCCTTCCCCGTCAACGTCTACGAGGAGGAGCACCACCTCGACAAGGCCCTCGAGGCCGCCGGGTACGGCATCGACGACATCCAGGCCGTCGTGATGGGGCACCTGCACCTCGACCACGCCGGCGGGCTGGAGCACTTCAAGGGCAGGAACATCCCGATCTACGCCCACGCGAAGGAGATCAAGGAGCACTACTACGCGGTCGCGACCAAGGAGGACATCGGCGCCTACGTCCCCGGCGACCTCCACTGGGAGCTGAACTGGCAGCCCATCCACCGCGACGAGACCGAGCTGTTCGAGGGCATCACCCTGCGGCACATGCCCGGCCACACCCCCGGCCTGATGACCATGCAGGTCGAGACCCGCAACTCCGGGCACTTCATGCTGACCAGCGACCTGTTCCACGTGCGCGACCTCTTCGAGCAGGGCCTGCCCCAGGGCTGGCTCGGTCGCGACTCGCACGCCTGGTGGGAGAGCTTCCGGTGGACCCAGCAGATCCAGAAGCGCTACGACGCCACGATGGTCTACGGCCACGACGCGACCGTGCTCGAGGAGCTGCAGGCCCAGGCCAAGTACTTCGACTGA
- a CDS encoding GntR family transcriptional regulator, with protein sequence MRTDAVQPVSAGLGRDLVGLIRSLILTGAIAPGEKILPKEIQERFGVSHIPVREALRALEAEGLVITVPRRGTSAAQVSLGELREVYAMRRLLEPPLMARAAQLRSAEAVAAAQTARRGLAAESAADLDAFLARHREFHWLLVRPAVEAVGRRVLEQLWVISERYVRMSVAAHQADVKAAHDHDTLLGAFVSGDADLAARETVRHLDLVESTIVEALTPGLA encoded by the coding sequence GTGAGGACGGACGCGGTGCAGCCGGTGTCGGCGGGGCTCGGCCGGGATCTGGTCGGGCTCATCCGCTCCCTCATCCTGACCGGCGCCATCGCCCCGGGCGAGAAGATCCTGCCCAAGGAGATCCAGGAACGGTTCGGCGTCTCCCACATCCCGGTCCGGGAGGCACTGCGCGCGCTGGAGGCCGAGGGACTGGTCATCACCGTCCCGCGTCGAGGCACGAGCGCCGCGCAGGTCTCGCTCGGCGAGCTCCGCGAGGTCTACGCCATGCGACGGCTGCTCGAACCACCGCTCATGGCCCGGGCGGCGCAGCTGCGCAGCGCGGAAGCGGTGGCCGCGGCACAGACGGCGCGGCGGGGACTCGCCGCCGAGTCCGCTGCCGACCTCGACGCGTTCCTGGCCCGGCACCGGGAGTTCCACTGGTTGCTCGTCCGACCGGCGGTAGAGGCGGTCGGCCGTCGGGTCCTCGAACAACTGTGGGTGATCTCCGAGCGCTACGTGCGGATGAGCGTGGCCGCCCACCAGGCCGACGTGAAGGCGGCCCACGACCACGACACCCTGCTCGGGGCGTTCGTGTCCGGAGACGCCGATCTCGCGGCGCGCGAGACCGTGCGCCACCTCGACCTCGTCGAATCCACGATCGTCGAGGCGCTGACGCCCGGCCTCGCGTGA